One part of the Arvicanthis niloticus isolate mArvNil1 chromosome 15, mArvNil1.pat.X, whole genome shotgun sequence genome encodes these proteins:
- the Rbm48 gene encoding RNA-binding protein 48: MASSDGKPGGIFDHHVQTAVCDSRAKYREGRRPRAVKVYTINLESQYLLIQGVPAVGAMKELVERFALYGAIEQYNALDEYPAEDFTEVYLIKFVKLQSARLAKKKMDEQSFFGGLLHVCYAPEFETVEETRKKLEERKAYIARVTKNQDYYMTKKKPVPEQKGTKDSRQDFHPPMPGFGTAALNTPSESPPGNSSPCLPYSSEFPLCYFASQSSCSPGDHVDRASNSCNSARNHGELPKHHDHSAFSPKLQMNTYKHSVPCSSVQDAIATSQVVGRFMPRTTQLQERRRRRDCDRETETSGNEVLIGPKLPGIPTVDLQDDSLNTTANLIRSKLKEVISSVPKPPEDNREDLCTSYPRKQRRRI, from the exons ATGGCATCTAGTGACGGGAAACCTGGTGGCATATTCGACCACCACGTCCAGACGGCTGTGTGTGACTCGAGGGCCAAATACCGGGAGGGCCGACGCCCTCGCGCGGTCAAG GTATATACAATCAATTTGGAGTCTCAGTACTTACTAATTCAAGGAGTTCCTGCAGTGGGAGCCATGAAGGAATTAGTCGAGCGATTTGCTTTGTACGGTGCGATTGAACAGTATAATGCTCTAGATGAGTACCCAGCGGAAGATTTTACAGAAGTTTATCTCATTAAATTTGTGAAATTACAAAGTGCAAG GCTAGCTAAGAAAAAGATGGATGAACAGAGCTTCTTTGGAGGGCTACTTCATGTGTGCTATGCTCCAGAATTTGAGACAGttgaagaaactagaaaaaaattagaagaaaggaAGGCTTATATTGCAAGAGTTACTAAAAACCAAG ATTATTACATGACAAAGAAGAAACCGGTTCCAGagcaaaaaggaacaaaagatTCTAGACAAGATTTCCATCCGCCCATGCCTGGATTTGGTACAGCTGCTTTAAACACACCTTCCGAGAGTCCTCCGGGGAACTCAAGTCCTTGTCTTCCTTATTCGTCTGAATTCCCTTTATGCTATTTTGCCTCCCAAAGCAGTTGTTCACCTGGGGACCACGTGGACAGAGCATCAAACTCCTGTAATAGTGCTAGGAACCATGGGGAGCTACCGAAGCACCATGACCACAGTGCCTTTTCCCCAAAACTACAGATGAACACTTACAAGCATTCTGTCCCTTGCTCCAGTGTGCAGGACGCCATTGCTACCTCACAGGTAGTTGGCAGATTTATGCCTAGGACAACACAACTGCAGGAGAGGAGAAGGCGGCGAGACTGTGACCGGGAAACAGAGACAAGCGGGAACGAGGTTTTGATTGGACCTAAGTTGCCAGGTATTCCCACAGTGGATCTGCAGGATGACTCCTTGAATACAACCGCAAACTTAATTAGGAGTAAACTTAAAGAG gtGATTTCATCTGTGCCAAAGCCTCCAGAGGACAATAGAGAAGACTTGTGTACAAGTTACCCacgaaaacaaagaagaagaatatAG